In Tenebrio molitor chromosome 1, icTenMoli1.1, whole genome shotgun sequence, the sequence TGTCAATGTATgtaaagaaattttattcataCATTGTTTTAacttaaattgaaattattctTGAATCACACTTAATTTTGCCACTTTATACTGCCTAGAGTTTGTATTTCTCACCAATACTTTATTTCTAAAATGCGTTTTTAACAATGCTGATAATGCATTGTTTGTTATATATCCAGTTGCAGCACTCTTTCCCAGGGAATAACTAAAACCTCCCTTAGTCACAAAACCCATTACTTCTCTACAACATGAATATCTTAAACTTATAGATTCTGGCAACCACAATGCcctcattttttttgtatattcCTTCATGATTTCTTTATGATCTTCAGAAAGctaaaatataaatgtgaTTAAGTGAAACTAAATTTACCATGTAAAACTTACTGGACCTGTGGACTTCATTTTTCGTTGTTTTCtaagttttttcaataaacgtTGATGTGTCTGTCTCAaatcttttctttttatttgaagTTCATCATCACAACCAGGTTCGATGAGAATGTgtttaaaatcattttttgattCAGGTAAACAAATAATAGCATATTGCAAAGGACTCCCTCTTTTTTCACATATTAGTCTTACAGGTATGAGACAATTTTTTGGATACTCTGGCATTAAttgtgttttaaaattaagaaaacactAAAAATCAACAAACTAGCATAATTAACAGATGACAAAAAATATCTTACATTAATtgtatttagaaaatttttatctctCAATACCCTAAATGTTTCAGTGGGTGTGGAATCCCTTTCCCAATCTTTTAGCAAAATCTCCCAATTGCAAGAGAAAGGACTTGCTATTTTAAACTTGTTATAGTTAATCCTTTTATTAGGTGGTTTTCTaaaaaacttttctctattttcttttgatgttCGATGTTCTTCTTGTTTTCCTGCTTCTGTGTCAGGGTGCAAGAGTTGTGATTTTCCCATTTCAAATAACACTGACTCAGATTCTCTTAAACCTCCTGCCCTCGCACCTCTCATAACAAAAGCAATCCAAAATGATTTTGCCCAAACCCTAGGTAAAATTACGTCCCAACCACTGCCTAAGCCTTCAATAAAAAGTAAGCCACAACAATATATGTCTATGATTTTAAAACCTACCTATATTCTCTTTCTTATTACCAGGTTTTTGAATAAGAATGATGGGTATGAGTGTTTCACTTTGTTCTATTTCTGATCCAGGTACTAATAATTTGCTTTGCAAGTCAGCTATCTGTGCatctgttattttattttcattcacAGCTTTCCTAAATTTCTGTATCCATAAAGGACTTGCCGAAATATTACCAATTAAATTACATTCaactgattttttaaatgtaggtatGCTTTTTGTTCGTTTTCTAGGAACATTTAATCTAGGATCTTTAACAATTAGTGAATGAATTATATGTGGGGAAAGTTCTGACACAGAATCTATATTATTGATTTCTTGCCAGTACAAAgattgattatttattatttgattatTGTCACCAAGTTCAAGATATTCCTTAAACCACTGCTGtgttgaattgttatcaatatTTAATGTAACCAGCGCATCATGCAAAACTGCATTAGATAAAGGTCCTGTTAATCTAAATCTACTTAGTTCATCACTGAGTTCTTCAACTGCAATATCTTGATAATTATTAAAGCATTTACATAACACATTTTTAGCAAGTTCATAATATGAGGCATGAACCCACAgccataattttgaaatgcCATTATCACTGCCTCCAGGCTGCCACTGATAATTAACAAGACCTATAACTCTTTGAATTAATGATTCCTCCTCAGTATCATATAAAGTCAATTCTCCTTCACGATTTCCTTGGAGGAATGCCTTAGCTGTTATAGTCAAACCATTGTCAGATTTACTTCTCCGTTTAACATTTTCaatgattacatttttatcaCCTGAAATTTCTATACACTTCACATATGATATGTCTTGAAGAAGACAATGCTGTGATATTGCTCTATAACAAGCTCTAAATGCCTTGTCACATGGGGAATATGGTAATTTGTAGCCCCACTTTTCCATCATATGAAATCTTTTGGCATGCCAAATATGAGTTTGAAGCCATTTAAATCTTTTAGTTGATCGTTTTGTATATTCTTCTGTTAAATTTTTAGGTCGCCGACGATATTTTCGTGAAGGACGTTTTTGTTTAGCTGGCATACCCGACTTCTTCATTTGATTCAAATGAATCTGTCTTAAACGCCGTGGTAATCTTTTCACGTTATGAGACATAGCTCTTCGTCTCATATGTTTTGGCAAAGTCTGAAACGCTAATTTAGTACCTGACTGGCATACTAGCGAGTTTttcataatttgaatttcctgGCTTCTAAACgaagtaaattttactagGGTCAATGCTGAAGGAAGCTCCTCTGTACCTCCTAACAAGGAATCAAAATATTCCTCTTCGTTGGCCATTTTTATTTACTATGAATATCTCACAGAGAGAATAACAGTGAAATGCGgaaaaccaaatttaaaaaaaaaaacactgtgCAAGGGGTAAACGTTATTTCACTATCTATGTGGCCTTACAATAAAGGCTTTGAAACTGAACTAATATTGTATAACCCCAAATTCTCACAGACATAACcttatttcaaaaacatgGAAACATGCAAACATGTCATGTCAATCTGAGCTAGATCTTTCTGTTCACTGgcaatgtgtcaattttatataaaattttaaaccttTAATTACAATACTAAAACGTTATAAGACATTTTATACATTTGTAAAATATCTTAAACCTTTGcattataattacaaaaataataagaaaaaccgcaaagtaattttaaaatgtgaatGCTCAACGAATTGTCCAATgtactttaaattttatattttgttttattccaGAGTTGTACGCGCATgtgtgttttaaaaaaatatattggagCTAAATTTCGtaacatttcaatttaattttccaaaagaaaGTATAGTATAAGTTTCTGGGTTTTAATAGCAATTTAGTACCTACGAggatttatttacatattataTCCAGAAAGCTGTGGCAGTTAACAAGAAAATTAGTCAAATGAAAATCCATGATCTacattcaattattaatattttactaaaaacaaaatgcaaatcacacttttttttctcaaaataaatttcaaatgtatAAACTAGATAAAAGATGCCATTACTTGTTGCTATTGTTGtggtttgttttttattattacttgaTAAATTGTGACTTTGACTAAGGAGGTATTTACTGTAAAAAATCTATTTGCGTTAGTTACAAAGTTTTAAAGACGTTCttaaaattcttttaaaataagtGAATATTGGTTTGCGATGGACCACATAGATCTAAATGCAGAGTTTCTGCAGTATGACAAAGAGAATAATGGGTGagttatttgaataaatgttGAACAATTGCTTGCAATTGAAAGAAATTATGTTCCATTAAACTTAGGTAATTGATGATTAACATAAATGCtgtgtttttttcaaaaaagttctTTGAAATTACGTAGGTATTTTACTATATTTCATCAGACCAAGGACCTGtctgtttgattttattgaacaCGCTCATTGGAACAACTAAAAACAATTGtacaaattgtaaaatttgaacagtctaaaaacaaaagttctTATTATCTTATTATTAACTATGTACAAACCAAACATGTTAACTCTGTTAATTCCAAATTTTGAAGAATTGCTTTTGCAGGTAATGCTGAAATGAAAATGGACTAGGTATTTGCTATCAATGAGAACTTTAAATAGACATAAGGCATTAGTTAGAATACACTGCtccgcaaaattaacgcataattGGAAATATCATATATGTAGGTACTTAATTCtggttttcaaaaaaaatttttgtacaacAAATGATGAGTGAAAAGATAACATAAAGAAAGAAAACAGCATTTATTCTAAAACATTACAACAAATactgataattaaaaaaaacacctaatTGTCTGAAGACAAAAATAGCATGATTTATGCTATCTAATACCGCGTATTCCCTCCCCGGGCAATGATGACGGCCTGGCAAGTTCTTCTCATACCGAGAATTAAATTTCTAATGTCTAATTAATCAATATTGTAATATTGTTCCAAGTATGAATTAGGCTCTGTGACAGTTCGTTCAACGTCATAGAAGGCGGTTGAAGAGTTCTATTCTAACTTCTCGTAACATGTTATCCCATATGTGCTTAATTGGGTTTAGGTCGGGACTGCGTGGTGGCCAGACCATTCTGGCAATATTAGGTACCCTCTGCAAGGTAATTTTGCACAGCCGAGCAATATGTGGTCGAGCATTATCGTCCATTAAAAGAAATTCATCCCCAGTAAAGGGTGCGAGTGGCACTACATGAGGTTCCACGACTTCCGTAATATACCGATGTGCTGCCATTCATCCTCTATCAACTATGACTATGTTGGTATAAGCTGCTGACGAAATGCCACCCCAAACCATAACGGATCCACCACCATGACTTACTGTTCCGACAATGTTACACTGAGCGTATCTTTCGCCCGGGCGTTTATACACTCTCACTCGTCTATCATTACTGTACAGACAAAACCTGGGCTCATCGATGAAGAGCACGTTGGCCCAATCATTTATCATTCCAATTCAGATGTTCATTCGCAAACAACACGCGTTGTCTACGATGATCCGGAGTAAGTAGCGGGCCTCTTGCTAGGGTGTAGGGGTGCAAATCAACTTCTGCAAGCCTTCTTCGTACAGTATCTTGACTTATTCTAAACCCATAGGTTCTAGAAATTTCTTGTTGCACTAAAGTGCTGGTCACAAACCGTTGTCTCAGAGCTTGTAAACGCATAAAACGATCTTGTCTAGGGGTACCTAGTTATGCGCCCTCTGCCTTGGCCGTGTCGTCATTGGTGCGTGCTTGTTTCTCTAAACCGATTGAAAGCCCGCGAAATGGCGGACAGTGAAACTCTTAAGCGTTGAGCAATGTATAGTCCTTGTATCTTCGtaaggaattctgacttaagccctaaataaaccgaacaaagaccctactcaaagaaatgtattgtcatattgtgcctGAAAATCACTAGACGGtctccgacaaatattttgagtactaccccagttaatttttttctccgagaCCGCCTAATGATTGACAGAtacaatatcacaataaatttctttaagtggggtctttgttcggtttatttatgacttaagtcagaattccttaCGAAGATACAAGCACTATAAGTTTGTGTTCTGCCCTCTTCTTGTAACGCAAAGGCAACGGCATATTCTTCCGGTGAAAGATTTCTCGCAGAGGGTCCATGTGTCTGTGTAAAATGACAACACGATTCTAGACCCGTTATTATGCGTTATCCCAGGCAACAACACTAAAAACAGCATTTcggtaaaaacattttattttcttatatGGCTTCATACTGATAAAAAATCACAAGCTTCTACCATGTCTTGTTGGaaaaaaccattaaaaataaaagtgaaacgactcttgtaaaaaataaaaaattctcgatttaaattttcattttttggggCTTAGCCCTGCTTGCTTAAagactaatttttaatttaattttagttttgaaaagtcaaGTATGCttgggaaattttcaaaaaacctatttttctGTATACATATGTAGTAAACTGCCTTTTATGTGGTAAATACAACAAAGGgttattaagaaaagttgtttagaatcaCCATCTAGGCCCctagacaaaatttcaaaatcatcggccaactataatttttcatttttagataCATACTCGTAGTTGCTTTTTAGTAAGTATACTTTGTCCAGAGAGAGATTGGGACTATTGGGAGatttagattttaaattgtacatattaaattaacccaacactacaaaatgcactagaatacattaattggagcataatttcagggcaaaaatgttactgcttgaaggatatacctacatatttcaaattttacgtgcgctaggtaggtaggtactacTTCCTCTACGTAGAGTTTAGTGCTTTTTATGttaaccaatctctcgctagACAAACTTTAACagatatgtcaaaaagttatttaaaaaagttgcttGAAATCAAAATCTTAGGTGCGTATAATTTTGAattgtgaaataaataaatattaaaaaaatgaaaaatcatagttggccgatgattttgaaatttggtatAGGGGCCCAGATGttgattctaaacaacttttttaaataactttttgtcgtaTTTGTACAGAAAAATAggtgttttgaaaatttccaaagcatacttgatttttcaaaactaaaattatgttagaaATTAGTCTTTAAGCAAGCAGTGCTGAATcccagaaaatgaaaatttaaatcgagaattttttatcttttacaagagtcgtttcacctatccggggacacactgtatgttaaaattcaaaacaccCAAGCAAAATACACTGTCGCTCAAAAAATTCCGGACAcctacaaaaatgttattgtgGTACATTAAAAATCATGAAATATCTTAAATTGTGTTTAAATAAGGAACACCATCTTTAcaatgaaaaaacaaaatgaagaaacgttaaattaacaaaaataatggaaTATTTAATCAATTAACATGCAATTAAGACCTACAATAACACTACTAATTCAACATTAATAACGGGTGTTACCACCGCGAGCTCTTATAACGTCTCTTAAACGATTTGGCATGCTTTGAATGAGAGTGGCAATGTAATCTTGAGGTATTTGAGCCCATTCTTCCTGCAGAGCCACTCTTAAGCCATTCAACGTCTCCGGTCGGGGTTGGCGACGTCTCATTCTTTTGCCAAGAAAATCCCAGACGTGCTCTATTGGATTCAAGTCGGGACTATTGACTGGCCACGGAAGAAGTCGTATACCAACTTGTTCCAAATATCGAACGACAATTCTCGCCATGTGCGGGCGAGCATTGCCAtccataaaaagaaaattctctCCACTAAATGGCGCATAGGGACCCACATGAGATTCTACACATTCCAGGATGTACCTATGTGCCGTCATTGCTGTTTTCAACAAACATCAAATCGGTGTGGGCCTCTAAAGATATACCAGCCCAGATCATTATACTGCCTCCATTATATTCAGTTCTGGGAGATATGCAGCATTGACTGTATCGCTCCCCTGGTCTTCGCCACACCTTCTCATGACCGTCTGGTGATCTAGGACTAAATCTGGATTCATCTGTGAAGGGCACGTTCTTCCATTCGTTGTCGCCCCGATTCACATACTGGTGTGCAAACTCAAGTCGAGCTCTTCGATGTTCTACCGTTAATCTAGGGCCTGTAGCTGGTGTTTTCGCAGACAAATCTCTTTCCTTCAGTCTCCTTCGGACTGTTGGGGCTGAAATCATAACTCCACGAACATCAGCTAATCGTCCAGCAAGGATAGTTGATGGCAATCCCCTATCTCGCAATACAGAAAGACACAGAAAACGGTCATCTCGATCAGTTGTGGACCTGCTATGATCAGATCCGGCCTTCTCGTGAATCCATGTGTTTCACGGAACCGCGAGAGTACGTCTTGCACAGTTCTTCGCTGTATATTAAGGTGTTGTGCAATATACCGCACACTTCGGCCATCGTTGTTTAAAACACAAATGAGTCAAATCTGTCATCTGAAATGTAGCTTTGAAAAGAAAACACAATCTAAACATAAAGCAACTTTGTAAATGAATAGTTTTAGATACGCATAAAGTGCGAAAATCACTTAATGCAGGTGTTGCCCTAAAGAGTACAATATAATAATTagcattttcttttaaaacccTGCTAAGTCATTAACTACCTAATTGATTACTTGacttaaattttcacaaaaaataaattaagtactttaaatttaaaaaaatgaagtgtcCGGAATTTTTTGAGCGGCAGTGTATTtccatttcatttaatttcagAGCCGTTAAAAAAGAAGtggattttttacaatttgagAGCTTTAATTCTCATTCAGTACAACCTAGCTCATCTTACACCTTCTCTGGAGCCATAGAAGTTAACGAAAACTTAAACAGTAGAATGCCTTTAGATTTGAGTAATTTAAGAGATCTAGGCAACTTATGCAAATTGGAAATAGTAAAAAACGAAATTCCATATTTAGTCAAATATAAACTTCAAGAAGGAAAACATGTAAAAATATGGCAGTGCAAAACTTgtgagttaattttttttttcattatacatttttacagTAGTTTTCATCCCActgcattttaataaattaacttattgtaaaATTCTTTCAGGTTTCAAGGAATTCGGCCATCAATATACCTTAATGCGCCATTTACCAACCCATACCGATGAAAGGAAATTCCAGTGCAATACTTGCGGCAAAGGTTTGCATTGAAAATACATCATTTGAGATTCTTATTCGTGTTCTATTATTACAGCTTTTAGACAAATGTCTACCCTATCTCAGCATCGAGCTATTCATTCGCATGAAAGACCTTATGTTTGTGAAATATGTCAAAAAACGTTCAATCGTGTTTCTACTCTAATATCACATCGAAAGACCCACACTGGTATTAAACCACATCAGTGTCATTTATGTAATAAAGCTTTCCATCAAAAAGGTTTATTATGTTTTATCTCTATATATCCTTTTCTTAAGTGTATGTTTTAGGCAACCTTCGTAACCACATTTTTACTCATACTAATGAAAGGCCGTACAAATGCGATGACTGTGGGAAAGGTTttaatcaaatgtcaaatttaatgtGTCACAAGTTAAaggtactatgccggccaaaaaatttgagCAGTCATTttctgtcatttaaaaaaaaatgtaattgatattttttgggtgataaatttcaaaactcgaaattatattatgtgaGAAAGAAAGGTAAACACCCCTTCATTGATCTTGATTTTCTGTTGTCATTCTACGACGTCCGGTGCCCCTAGCCCTGTGTTCACGGCCTTCTTGAGTCCATGCCTGATGATATCTTAAAATGGTAAGTAAGCTGAGGAATGTGACCAAGTCTACGCACTCGCGGTATTTCTCGCcttacaaaaacattttttaaaattttaaaattttgtaaaattcaaaaataaattttttcaatgtaGACAAAATTTCCTTACGCTTGCAATAACCGAACCAGCAGTacaaaaggaaaaatattGCATAGATAGGGCTGCAAATTTAATCATTTCTTATCTGacccaaaatacatttgcccgcacaaatttattgaaataaaacaataagtaCTGGGTGTTTACCTTTCTTTGTCACGTGgtatattttgtcattttctactacacagaactacctcaggttatctatgtacgactgctctaattttgttcattcatgtcggatttttggaatatctgagctttaaacagtttaaattgattagcagaataacaatatgcatgtcaaaatgacaagaatcgaaagtggggttacggttcctaaaagtttatttacactttggGTAGGTGAATGTCAAGAtagtgacggctaaaattttttagcCACCATAGTACctatattaataaaagtacctacatatttatGGACTACTTAAAAACATCTCTTATtagcaaaattaaaataagctATTTTACTAATAAAAGAGGGCCATTTTTCACTTAATAATGGTTTTGTATATTAATATTCTAGTCTCACCAACGAGTGGATAAACCTAAACATTCGTGtcaaatttgcagaaaaacttTTGCAAAAAGAATAGCTTTAAGAAATCATGAACAATATGAACACAGAGAAAATAATCAAGCTGTTGATTCATTTTTAGTTGAAGAACAAAAGTATGTTTTCctgtttattttcaataaaatgtaGTTTCATACTTCTGTTAGTAGAATAGCCAATGCAATATTTGTGGAACCCATTAAAACTAAAGCCATGCAATTAGCCATTGAGACAAATCAAATACCATTTGCTTTGTTGAGACCGTTGACCGGAATTCCTGTTTTGGTGCGAGTCTTACCTGCCGGAAATGATAAACAAATGTTGGTGCCGGCTAGTGCTGaagatttgaaaaaacatgGTCAAATTTCAGTTACTCCTAAAACATCAACGCCTGGAACAACAACTGAAGGtgatcaattttatatttaaaataaaatcttgagGATAATATTTCAGCAGAAGAAAAACAGAATCTTGTTGGTAGCACTGTTCAGATCAAAATTCCAGTAGTTGCAACAGTTATTCAACAAAGCGGTGAGGGAGGCCACATGTCAATGTCCGTAGTGAGTCCTGGACCCAACGATGAGGCCATTAAGCAACCAAATTGCCAATCACTCGGTACTTATATTCTAACTGCCACAAATGaggaaaaaagtaataccATTTAGAAATTATGTTCATTGTAATAGCTTATTAATTTTAGATAATGTACAGCTAAATATGAATGAAGATTTGGAACCACACACGAATTCATCACATGCTTTTGAACTGGAAAGCTCTGGAAATCAATCTAGCACAAATGATATGAATAGTGAGTATAAGCTTATAAGTACCTACtctataatttaaaatcagTCGCAAGTAAGATATGACTGTACTCGAATAAAATCTGTAAACTCTTCATATTCATGTATTCTCAGAAAAAgttaaagatttttaaaatttcttataccgggtgtattatgaaaaacctttggtgctataacttccttattttttatccgattttaataaatgatatgtcaaacaaaatcgttttaaatgggctacaatttgaattgatccaatatttgttcttgagttctgtttttgacaaataatagtcaacttttttttttaaatggcactattaactttttttgctcagttttatagagatttttattttaaatatgaaaatgtaaacaaccatgctcatgcatagaaacaaaaacaagaaattaagaaacgatgtatttttttaaaattaagcagtcacattaaacagtaataaaagtgcattctaattttgcaaagtgactaagagagctatggacattcaagacaatgtctatttgactccggccaataacagagatgatttaataaaaagaatcgtagcagtatgtgaacaaataccaccagaatttttattaaacgccgcaatgggcgtcagtggaaggtgtcgaatgtggcttagagagaatggaagtaatttcaaacatttgctatagtaaagttatggttacttgatttttggaaattctattttttttattaaaaacaaatttttgattttttattttaatgtttatgtattcagaagataaacatctatcagaataaagataaaaaaatatacagtgcaacttaaaaaaacaaagttagctgcggtctgtcaaaaaatataatgttaaaaaaaatcatagcccgTCGGActatagtgtttctaaaacgattttgtttgacgtatcatttgttaaaatcggataaaaaataaggaagttataacaccaaaggtttttcataatacacccggtatttGCTCCTACTTCTAATcatatatgtattaatttttagtacaagaaaatgtatttatcattCAGTAAATTTTCTTTGCTGCAATAGTTCGTGACTACGGATTTCAAGAgattaaatttaatgcaaaaatATATATGTTATTAATGTAAGCAATTAAAAACAGGTATCTACttcttaaaaatatgttgtttttttttctattctgtattcataattatgtaatttataataaataattgttgtgtTGTGTGCCTCCTAACgcaatcatttattttcttttaattttacagTCATGCGTAAAAAATATACCTAATATGGCAcataatgattaaaaaatctaTTCCAAAAAGTCTATAAAGCCCACACTTTAATATAATCAACCTGTAAAGCACAATTGTCACCGCTCCAAGTTTTCCCCCATTCGCTTCTTGCCGTAAAGAAATTTTTAACTTGTTTATTGTCTTTGTTGCGCCAAGGTTTTACGTTAGTTCCTGATCGGAAATCATCTGGGAAATCATTGACTCCTCCCACCCCTACTCCAAGAACTAAGCGGacctaaaaatatttattagatcggcaaaaaataaacaaatcatATTACCATATCGTTATCTGCAAAGTTTACTTCTTGCATTGTCCTTTTATCGATCTTGCCATATTCAATACCATTTAATTGTAACGAAATGTGATCtgaaaatttgaacaaattaAACATGACTAATATAACTAACAGGTGTTCAATTAAGTTGGTTTtgacttaattttttaaaagacaacgacatcgtaaattaagttggttagacaaagatagcgacgaagatcaaagccaatttgatgaacttttcaaacTGAACACCTGTTATTTAGGCATTTTTCACCTTCATCCCAAAGTACAACAAAAGTGTGCATTTGACTTGTAAAAGGTTTGCTGTTCCGAGtacttttcaaatattgacttCTATGAGGTTCTTCTGGATCTAAAACAGGTCCACCAAAAAGTAAATTGCCTCCAATGTCTTCCTGATTATTTGccagtaatttattatttcctcTGGCATAACCAAtccatattttcttttttggatCATTTACTTGTTCTAAGtacatttctaaaaatttagtTGTTAAAGTTAGCGTCactatacagtgagttttttttaagactggccatagggttttacatgctaatttttcaaccccctgttaacttttgttctgatgaaaatatttaaaccatttttggaacaaagttgggagatttttcaaactatcggatagattacaattcaatatcccaaactgtcgaaaaagttgtgaaaaaaatattttttagcgcgCCGAAAGCGTTCAAAATTGGAaatcgtcaggtgctggttgagccgacaatggcgctactctggcgcccgctcgacgtactattatttcggcgcactaaaaatatttttttcacaactttttcgacagtttgggatattgaattgtaatctatccgatagcttaaaaaatctttcaactttattccaaaaatggtttgaatattttcatcggaacaaaagttaacagggggttgaaaaattagcatgtaaaaccctatggccagtcttaaaaaaaactcactgtacagcctgtaatcaaaatacacagaaatatttaaacacgTAAGTACTGAATACTCCCGcatcaatgaaaaaatatgcgtttttttttttaaaacgtaaggatacataaataattaaataaaataaatcgaaCAGCAATTTAGACACTAAATTGTGGACGCACCACTGTCTTGGTTTCATAGTGGAAATTATAAAAgcaataataaagaaaaaccgAACTCTCGCTTTTTACACGCTTCATACACAAAGGACAAAAAGGATCTTCTTATCGGAGGTTGGGTTGGCGTAAGCAGAGCAGTTATTAGTTGCAGCTCGACAAACGGTGCAGTATAGCAGTGCATTAATAATCGTGTATCTGTTATTAAATCGTTGAAAATGccaaattttacaaacgtgGAATTAATGGATATGGTTCTCGCGTGTAAGCACAAATATTGGACCTACCGGGAACAGAAcagttatgtattttatttattcttggTAAAATGGTAATATGTACTGATATTTAAAACCCGAGAACGTCTAGCGATGCCAAACGGCACCGGTAGGTATCCAA encodes:
- the Pop1 gene encoding ribonucleases P/MRP protein subunit POP1 — its product is MANEEEYFDSLLGGTEELPSALTLVKFTSFRSQEIQIMKNSLVCQSGTKLAFQTLPKHMRRRAMSHNVKRLPRRLRQIHLNQMKKSGMPAKQKRPSRKYRRRPKNLTEEYTKRSTKRFKWLQTHIWHAKRFHMMEKWGYKLPYSPCDKAFRACYRAISQHCLLQDISYVKCIEISGDKNVIIENVKRRSKSDNGLTITAKAFLQGNREGELTLYDTEEESLIQRVIGLVNYQWQPGGSDNGISKLWLWVHASYYELAKNVLCKCFNNYQDIAVEELSDELSRFRLTGPLSNAVLHDALVTLNIDNNSTQQWFKEYLELGDNNQIINNQSLYWQEINNIDSVSELSPHIIHSLIVKDPRLNVPRKRTKSIPTFKKSVECNLIGNISASPLWIQKFRKAVNENKITDAQIADLQSKLLVPGSEIEQSETLIPIILIQKPGNKKENIGLGSGWDVILPRVWAKSFWIAFVMRGARAGGLRESESVLFEMGKSQLLHPDTEAGKQEEHRTSKENREKFFRKPPNKRINYNKFKIASPFSCNWEILLKDWERDSTPTETFRVLRDKNFLNTINCFLNFKTQLMPEYPKNCLIPVRLICEKRGSPLQYAIICLPESKNDFKHILIEPGCDDELQIKRKDLRQTHQRLLKKLRKQRKMKSTGPLSEDHKEIMKEYTKKMRALWLPESISLRYSCCREVMGFVTKGGFSYSLGKSAATGYITNNALSALLKTHFRNKVLVRNTNSRQYKVAKLSVIQE